A genomic segment from Drosophila miranda strain MSH22 chromosome 3, D.miranda_PacBio2.1, whole genome shotgun sequence encodes:
- the LOC108160246 gene encoding transmembrane protein 170A, protein MFSEAYDTDELDTIADVMGLRSQARLNTFREMWYHLFLWALFSSIFIHTCAALVAFVTLRKHKFGRFFSILILVMGFLSPASSGIISSAVIAFVHRASSLPMSPIYAMVWGLGQTIVSACLGFTRILATL, encoded by the coding sequence ATGTTTTCCGAAGCATATGACACCGATGAGCTGGACACCATCGCCGATGTCATGGGACTCCGCTCACAGGCTCGACTAAACACATTTCGCGAAATGTGGTACCACTTATTTCTGTGGGCCCTCTTCTCATCCATTTTTATCCACACCTGTGCCGCCCTCGTGGCGTTTGTCACGCTTCGAAAGCATAAATTCGGTCGATTCTTCTCCATACTAATTCTGGTCATGGGATTCTTGTCCCCGGCTTCTAGTGGGATCATTAGCAGTGCGGTGATTGCATTTGTGCATCGCGCTTCCAGCCTGCCCATGTCGCCTATTTATGCAATGGTCTGGGGTCTTGGACAGACCATAGTCTCGGCGTGCCTGGGCTTCACCCGAATCTTGGCCACGCTCTAG
- the LOC108159665 gene encoding activating transcription factor 7-interacting protein 1, which translates to MMEVSQNMELEELSIEGAIMGGIAEELIDNNSPSEIGNRSGRSSRDDEEFNELTNGDETIAIACLKTTDGLKEKRNAGNDLDELLDKISSIVDCPKDSSVSNPVAAPEPEAAFVKESADDCDKEKKSNPAVEKENTADTKEEGKKAGAGESSVTRESEKTEAEDSAKEIEYTVTAKEDIEAESYVEKVVDNKEDSETGEEIKEEASHVKKPREKTNGDSSAAEIKKKLSQSTDDIFLDGLDNISSSDDFDATSSQDLKKSQTSDEKTAEASEYKVIYRESPTYALDDISSDEEILKEKTPGKDPLTVPVIDLDSSEECIVCEDDLTDNKETVPDLAEHQKKVEDEITEDKAKETLENTNSFEPMDTDEADKKIAASEDTQKPEDKAQTEETMDNTSTTDVIAVEVTGETLKDAGKKTEKVAKNAKEHTSSENKKEPTTNGVTDSELEIPPKTLSYGKGMELELYTGKKSPKEAFKDADSDDEVIFFEPIEKPKDPEDPAEGKEIKSKVTNNMENDIVLVSEDEEEELPPKKPQDKGAQGCEKESTCPTPDDIPIESTESKELQADNSDNACDQFEKQKLKPHNNIKTTATEDGDSNSSSNLLCPAEAVEPVEPNNVEASTAEKSNSDVESETKADADVDAEPKQSRLSTDGSETEPISTVTKRSHDSLYASPAEKEGIPSKKRRTDDFDSSSSNDGTLQIDLDVQDKKVDCELVKKEDPVNIKEQKKLKLQLKPEPEHKIDVKPLRLEFLKSFRKSFDNLTRHDLEEFVLQKVVEGMMVKSEFAEIRCQLDKNEKTLAIYRRRLAEVSKQYLDLDTVHKRVLKDLETKNAHFTAPVRITRAVGLQVGIPFKVMKPSASHSAVDQALAAPMRPPLQSMRAASSVASSNAQQQQQQQQQNHQKQNQQQQLPPQRSSVSYNQTPASTASTPVRRGCMQKITPQRPVPGNVLPAAQVNNQATISGLQTSAPGPQRPMHASKHTGSTASAAAMRNRGPYTTQKQQYQATRPVPGPSPGKQGPKCATKVRSIGPKGANMVSVPISPTSSGGPGGSAVNYGQPNLAPAKPKEKAVIDLTDEDDAAAAMAASANAAEVHAHSRQSSNMAVKRNSLGATVSETRASGSGRTPASGNAVRLSPLQMPRANARQIVTNNSGGQRHSLGSNVTMQIRSENTPPSATRLRYSHPAPLPSSPAQPFNPAWKLPPSRPLIRISLMDTGIVISWNLEDASSKYAECVTYQIFAYQETLQEPSTDSWRHVGDVKAMLLPMAVTLNQFQENQRYYFAVRGVDAHQRFGSFSVPKTWS; encoded by the exons ATGATGGAAGTAAGCCAGAACATGGAATTAGAAGAACTATCAATAGAAGGCGCAATCATGGGAGGAATCGCCGAGGAACTCATTGATAATAACAGCCCCAGTG AAATCGGCAATCGATCGGGACGATCGTCCAGGGATGACGAAGAATTCAATGAATTGACTAATGGCGACGAAACAATAGCAATCGCCTGTCTTAAGACAACAGATGGCCTgaaagaaaaacgaaacgcTGGAAATGACTTGGACGAGTTGCTGGATAAAATCAGTTCAATTGTGGATTGTCCCAAGGATTCTTCAGTTTCTAACCCAGTGGCTGCGCCAGAACCCGAGGCGGCATTCGTCAAAGAGTCAGCAGACGATTGCGataaggaaaagaaaagcaacCCTGCGGTCGAAAAGGAAAACACAGCTGACACAAAAGAAGAAGGCAAAAAAGCCGGAGCGGGTGAAAGCAGCGTGACGCGCGAATCGGAGAAAACTGAAGCTGAAGACAGTGCGAAAGAGATTGAATATACTGTGACAGCAAAGGAGGATATTGAAGCTGAAAGCTATGTGGAAAAAGTGGTAGACAACAAAGAAGATTCCGAGACAGGGGAGGAAATTAAAGAAGAAGCATCACATGTGAAAAAACCTAGGGAGAAAACCAATGGAGATAGTTCTGCAGCCGAGATCAAGAAAAAGCTAAGCCAGTCCACGGATGATATTTTTCTGGATGGTCTGGATAACATATCGAGTTCAGATGATTTTGATGCCACCAGTTCCCAGGACTTGAAGAAGTCGCAGACATCCGACGAGAAAACCGCTGAGGCTTCCGAGTATAAAGTCATTTATCGTGAAAGTCCCACTTATGCTCTAGATGACATTTCCTCAGATGAGGAAATTCTCAAAGAAAAGACCCCTGGTAAGGATCCCTTAACTGTACCAGTCATCGATCTAGATTCTTCGGAGGAGTGTATTGTATGCGAGGACGACCTAACAGATAACAAAGAAACTGTTCCCGATCTAGCTGAACATCAGAAAAAGGTTGAAGATGAGATTACTGAAGATAAGGCCAAGGAGACCCTAGAAAATACCAACTCATTTGAGCCAATGGACACTGACGAAGCAGATAAAAAGATAGCTGCTTCAGAAGATACCCAGAAGCCAGAGGATAAAGCTCAGACGGAGGAAACAATGGATAACACGAGTACCACTGATGTGATCGCAGTGGAAGTAACAGGAGAAACCCTCAAAGATGCTGGCAAAAAGACGGAAAAGGTGGCAAAGAATGCAAAGGAACACACAAGTAGTGAAAATAAAAAGGAGCCAACGACTAATGGTGTTACAGATAGCGAACTAGAGATCCCACCCAAGACATTGTCATATGGGAAGGGCATGGAATTAGAATTGTACACGGGAAAGAAATCCCCTAAAGAAGCTTTCAAAGATGCAGACTCGGATGACGAAGTCATCTTCTTTGAACCTATTGAAAAGCCCAAGGATCCAGAAGATCCTGCGGAGGGAAAGGAAATTAAATCAAAAGTGACTAACAATATGGAAAACGACATCGTTTTGGTATCcgaggacgaagaagaggaGCTACCTCCAAAGAAACCCCAAGATAAGGGAGCCCAGGGTTGCGAAAAGGAGTCCACCTGCCCCACTCCAGATGACATACCAATAGAGTCCACTGAAAGCAAAGAACTTCAAGCGGACAATTCCGACAATGCATGCGATCAGTTCGAGAAGCAGAAGCTGAAACCACACAATAACATAAAGACCACTGCCACGGAAGACGGGGACAGCAACTCGAGCAGCAATCTGTTGTGTCCCGCTGAAGCTGTCGAACCAGTTGAGCCGAACAATGTGGAGGCTAGCACCGCGGAGAAATCCAATTCTGATGTGGAGTCAGAGACGAAAGCTGATGCAGATGTGGATGCGGAGCCAAAGCAGTCTCGACTGTCCACCGATGGCAGCGAGACCGAACCCATTTCCACTGTGACCAAGCGTAGCCACGATTCCTTATACGCCAGCCCCGCGGAAAAGGAAGGCATTCCCAGTAAGAAGCGCAGGACTGATGATTTCGATTCAAGTAGCTCTAATGATGGCACGCTTCAAATTGATTTGGATGTACAGGACAAAAAGGTGGACTGCGAGTTGGTTAAGAAAGAAGACCCAGTAAATATAAAGGAACAAAAGAAGCTTAAATTGCAGCTAaaaccagagccagagcacAAAATAGACGTTAAACCTCTGCGCCTTGAGTTCCTTAAGAGCTTTCGCAAGAGCTTTGACAACTTGACCCGCCATGATCTGGAAGAATTCGTCCTCCAGAAGGTCGTTGAGGGTATGATGGTGAAAAGCGAGTTCGCGGAAATCCGCTGCCAGCTGGACAAGAATGAGAAGACGCTTGCCATCTATCGTCGCAGGCTAGCCGAAGTATCCAAACAGTACCTCGACCTGGACACGGTGCACAAGCGGGTGCTGAAGGATTTGGAGACCAAGAATGCACATTTCACGGCACCGGTAAGAATTACACGAGCTGTTGGACTGCAAGTAGGCATTCCTTTTAAGGTCATGAAGCCGAGTGCATCACACAGTGCTGTAGATCAGGCACTTGCTGCTCCTATGCGTCCGCCGTTGCAGTCGATGCGGGCAGCTAGTTCGGTCGCGAGTTCCAAtgcgcagcagcaacagcaacaacaacaacaaaatcatCAAAAGcagaaccagcagcagcaactgccACCGCAACGCTCCTCCGTTTCCTACAATCAGACTCCTGCCTCGACTGCCTCTACTCCTGTACGCAGGGGATGCATGCAGAAGATTACCCCACAGCGACCAGTGCCAGGAAACGTATTGCCAGCAGCCCAGGTGAACAACCAGGCCACAATAAGTGGCTTACAGACCTCTGCCCCTGGACCTCAAAGGCCTATGCATGCCTCAAAGCACACAGGAAGCACTGCATCGGCGGCTGCTATGCGGAACAGAGGTCCATATACAACCCAAAAGCAACAATATCAAGC AACCCGCCCTGTTCCTGGTCCCAGTCCGGGCAAGCAGGGGCCAAAATGTGCAACAAAAGTGCGCTCAATAGGCCCTAAGGGAGCTAATATGGTTTCGGTACCCATTTCCCCAACCAGCAGTGGAGGACCAGGCGGCAGTGCCGTCAATTATGGCCAACCCAACCTGGCTCCGGCCAAGCCGAAGGAGAAGGCCGTAATTGATCTCACAGATGAAGACGATGCTGCGGCAGCTATGGCGGCTTCAGCTAATGCTGCAGAGGTCCACGCACATTCACGGCAATCATCCAACATGGCCGTGAAGAGGAATTCTTTGGGGGCAACAGTGTCTGAGACAAGAGCCTCGGGATCAGGTCGTACACCTGCTAGTGGAAATGCTGTGAGATTGTCGCCCCTGCAAATGCCGAGAGCCAATGCCAGACAAATAGTCACCAATAATAGTGGAG GTCAGCGCCATTCCCTTGGATCGAACGTGACGATGCAGATACGGTCGGAGAATACGCCGCCTTCCGCCACTCGATTAAGGTACTCGCATCCAGCGCCGCTGCCTTCATCGCCTGCACAGCCCTTCAATCCCGCCTGGAAACTTCCGCCGTCGCGGCCTCTCATACGCATCAGCCTAATGGATACAGGCATTGTCATCTCCTGGAATCTGGAGGATGCGAGTAGTAAATATGCTGAATGCGTAACGTATCAGATTTTTGCGTACCAGGAGACACTACAAGAGCCCAGCACCGACTCCTGGAGGCACGTGGGCGATGTCAAAGCCATGCTGTTGCCCATGGCCGTCACGCTCAACCAGTTTCAAGAGAACCAACGCTACTATTTCGCTGTGCGTGGCGTGGACGCTCATCAGCGCTTCGGATCGTTCAGCGTACCCAAAACCTGGTCGTAA
- the LOC108159960 gene encoding uncharacterized protein LOC108159960, which produces MQHGSTRIQKQEALPNAISGPDSSNWTALHEAVVAGDDRRLEVLLSTNADRMAKESSLGNTPLHEAASRGFSRCVKLICAPPPAAKVQPKEKSRLKARVANTIEALHNSTLGVVNHEGLSALHLAAQNGHNQSSRELLMSGADPDVQNNYGDTPLHTACRYGHAGVTRILLSALCDPNKTNLNGDTALHITCAMGRRKLTRILLEADARLGIKNAQGDCPMHIAIRKNYREIIEILNTPKKIRNRKEKHKEGSRSDKDRDRDVVDKGINWSPYGCHYFPDPRAFPSPKLETLPKDPLKPGEQYFLDLAGHIHKGPVSVGNTCYCGPFFRHIENKLNCNRKSLKKYVNKTKERLGHKVQALAIKTNDQIEQLTRTMIEDRLRCENKRQHLNEFLRRGEPMRSTYDNQNKSSRIERTLSRCRSLELLELEKNYETGRLTNSRSVDVLEDQAVEAIVHQSPEVELDSDTDDDSDAAREHAAVDLAPCRAEAKQTEKDEHLEHSKLDELKLDFLKVSERLGVLLEKTTLIMERDSEQESKHQLSSLSPPYKPSPGADSARLQEDKESVNSPNFDEYTHVLRRYPNSSETSNPSQNSNSWDWQASPTGSHPPPGDYHKYYHRIGRGENMLNSVIKALRKDASFAELSKEEAALNESADRICGDKLLYKEQACEVAALGQPHSSSQRGVSNLTKRQPLCLEDSFPTIPNMFYSNPIMEYAEEAEIRQNGSETVNKVEIRNSEIKCLKKPNVGQVRGMVAQLQSTIDSNQQQGQEQDSQPATLMASRSPSHLNNNFQHIEAASLNPSPTYSIPHRIVPQFGLPDRHIPKDAYFHELPHRPQPPPPQPQPQHRRISSGYVPNGNFYRNEELYAGKVLTSPQSNISMSGEYVNRATYRPLQSPHIQGLATPNPSIHPIAWQNRLPPDDIDVEELSAIGLYNNVSSLV; this is translated from the exons CCCGACTCCAGCAACTGGACAGCCCTGCATGAGGCAGTGGTCGCAGGGGACGACCGGCGCTTGGAGGTTCTCCTGTCCACCAATGCAGACCGCATGGCCAAGGAGTCAAGTCTCGGGAACACGCCACTCCATGAGGCGGCCAGTCGAGGCTTCAGTCGCTGTGTTAAACTGATTTGCGCACCCCCACCCGCAGCCAAGGTGCAGCCCAAAGAGAAGAGCAGGCTCAAGGCAAGGGTGGCCAACACAATTGAAGCCCTACACAATAGCACGTTGGGGGTTGTCAACCACGAGGGTCTGTCGGCCCTGCACTTGGCTGCCCAGAACGGGCACAATCAGAGCTCCAGGGAGCTGCTGATGTCTGGAGCCGATCCTGATGTGCAGAACAAT TATGGCGACACGCCCTTGCACACAGCCTGCCGCTATGGGCATGCCGGGGTCACACGGATTTTGCTCTCGGCCTTGTGCGATCCCAACAAGACGAACCTGAACGGAGACACCGCTTTGCACATCACCTGCGCCATGGGCCGAAGAAAGTTAACCAGAATTCTTCTCGAGGCTGATGCTCGTTTGGGGATCAAAAACGCTCAAGGCGATTGTCCAATGCACATTGCCATCAGAAAGAACTATCGCGAAATAATTGAGATATTGAATACACCGAAGAAAATCCGAAACCGCAAAGAAAAGCACAAGGAGGGCAGCAGGTCCGACAAGGATAGGGATAGGGATGTAGTGGATAAGGGCATTAATTGGTCGCCCTATGGCTGCCACTATTTTCCCGATCCGCGAGCATTTCCCTCACCAAAGCTGGAAACCCTTCCAAAAGACCCACTGAAGCCGGGCGAGCAATATTTTCTGGATCTAGCCGGGCACATACACAAGGGGCCCGTGAGCGTGGGCAACACCTGCTACTGTGGTCCCTTCTTTCGTCACATTGAGAACAAACTCAACTGCAACCGCAAGAGCCTGAAGAAGTACGTGAATAAGACTAAGGAGCGTTTGGGTCACAAGGTCCAAGCCTTGGCCATCAAGACAAATGACCAGATAGAGCAGCTAACGAGAACAATGATCGAGGATCGGCTGCGCTGCGAGAACAAGAGGCAGCATCTCAACGAGTTTCTGCGAAGAGGTGAGCCCATGCGATCCACATACGATAACCAAAACAAAAGTTCAAGGATCGAGCGGACACTTTCGCGTTGTCGAAGCCTAGAACTGCTCGAGCtagagaaaaattatgaaactgGCAGGCTTACCAACTCCAGAAGTGTGGATGTCCTGGAGGATCAGGCAGTAGAAGCTATTGTTCATCAATCACCCGAAGTAGAGCTCGATAGTGACACAGATGAcgactcggatgcggccagaGAGCATGCAGCTGTTGATCTGGCTCCATGCCGGGCGGAGGCCAAACAGACGGAAAAAGACGAGCATCTGGAGCATTCGAAGCTCGACGAGTTGAAGCTAGATTTCCTGAAAGTGTCGGAACGATTGGGGGTTCTACTGGAGAAAACCACGTTGATTATGGAAAGAGATAGCGAACAGGAGAGCAAACATCAGCTCTCCTCGCTCTCCCCTCCGTATAAACCAAGTCCGGGAGCCGACTCAGCTCGACTGCAAGAAGACAAGGAGAGTGTAAACAGCCCCAACTTTGATGAGTACACGCACGTGTTACGGCGCTATCCCAACTCCAGTGAGACGTCAAATCCCTCCCAGAACTCCAACAGTTGGGACTGGCAGGCATCACCGACCGGCAGTCACCCACCTCCAGGCGACTATCACAAATATTATCATCGAATCGGCCGAGGAGAGAACATGCTCAACTCCGTGATCAAGGCATTGAGAAAAGACGCCTCCTTCGCGGAGCTGAGCAAGGAGGAAGCTGCCCTTAACGAGAGTGCAGACAGAATCTGTGGCGATAAGTTATTGTACAAAGAACAGGCCTGCGAAGTAGCAGCCCTTGGACAGCCGCACTCCAGCAGTCAGAGAGGGGTCTCAAATCTAACGAAGAGACAACCGCTCTGTCTGGAGGACAGCTTTCCCACCATACCGAACATGTTCTACTCGAACCCCATTATGGAGTATGCCGAAGAGGCGGAGATCAGGCAGAATGGCAGCGAGACCGTAAACAAAGTGGAAATCAGAAACAGCGAAATCAAATGCCTGAAAAAGCCCAATGTGGGCCAGGTCAGAGGTATGGTGGCCCAACTGCAGAGCACAATAGACTCTAATCAACAGCAGGGACAGGAGCAGGACTCACAGCCAGCAACTTTGATGGCCTCGCGATCGCCGTCCCATCTGAACAACAATTTCCAGCACATTGAAGCTGCCTCGCTGAACCCATCACCAACATACAGCATACCCCACAGAATTGTTCCCCAATTTGGCCTCCCCGACAGACACATTCCAAAGGATGCCTACTTCCATGAGCTGCCACATCGCCCCCAGCCCCCGCCGCCTCAGCCACAGCCTCAGCACAGGCGGATCAGCTCTGGCTACGTACCAAATGGAAATTTCTATCGCAATGAAGAACTCTATGCGGGAAAAGTGCTCACCTCTCCCCAATCCAATATATCTATGAGCGGAGAATACGTTAATCGAGCCACCTATAGGCCTCTACAGTCGCCCCATATCCAAGGACTTGCGACGCCCAACCCCAGCATACATCCGATTGCCTGGCAGAACCGCCTGCCACCGGACGATATCGATGTGGAGGAATTGTCAGCCATTGGCTTATACAATAATGTCTCGAGTCTGGTTTGA
- the LOC108159666 gene encoding transmembrane protein 223 encodes MSNLINFALRKGASFLTRHSLPCFRLTVPYVVNKTPVSGAIKNYSTRAAPFDVSTSVPKDLILFKYENPKFYKMLNFFGICQFVFWTYLSHFAFTTLKDAPVVEKPGEELKWFQRINLGENKYRNGITACCFLIGYGILFAVWMFTLRSVRFLILRKGGQSISFVTYGPFNRNRIMTVPLKCISAQESREMARVQLPIKVKDRTLYYVLDMRGEFRNPQLFDYTAGLKRRI; translated from the exons ATGAGTAATCTCATAAACTTTGCCCTAAGAAAGGGTGCTAGTTTTTTGACACGACACAGCCTGCCATGTTTTCGACTAACAGTTCCGTATGTGGTTAACAAAACGCCGGTTTCTGGCGCAATTAAAAACTATTCCACTCGAGCTGCGCCGTTTGATGTGAGCACAAGCGTACCAAAGGACTTAATCCTCTTTAAATATGAGAATCCAAAGTTCTACAAGATGCTGAACTTTTTCGGAATCTGCCAATTTGTGTTCTGGACCTATCTTTCCCATTTTGCGTTTACAACGCTGAAGGATGCGCCAGTGGTGGAGAAGCCAGGAGAGGAGCTGAAGTGGTTTCAGCGCATAAATCTTGGCGAAAATAAGTACAGGAATGGCATCACTGCTTGCTGCTTTTTGATTG GATACGGAATTCTGTTTGCTGTTTGGATGTTTACACTTCGTTCCGTGCGCTTTCTCATCCTGCGCAAGGGCGGTCAGAGTATCTCCTTTGTTACCTATGGACCCTTTAACCGGAACCGTATCATGACTGTCCCACTTAAATGCATCTCAGCGCAAGAGTCCCGTGAAATGGCCAGGGTACAACTGCCAATCAAGGTGAAGGACAGGACTCTTTACTACGTGCTGGATATGCGTGGAGAATTTCGTAATCCCCAACTGTTTGACTACACGGCGGGGTTAAAGCGACGTATTTAA
- the LOC108159667 gene encoding H/ACA ribonucleoprotein complex subunit 3 — MYLMYTINESGNRVYTLKKRTEDGRPTLSAHPARFSPEDKYSRQRITIKKRFSLLLTQKPEPVY; from the exons ATGTATCTCATGTACACCATCAACGAAAGCGGCAACCGCGTCTACACTTTGAAG AAACGCACCGAAGATGGTCGTCCGACCTTGTCGGCCCATCCAGCCCGTTTCTCTCCGGAAGATAAGTACTCCCGCCAGCGCATTACCATCAAGAAGCGCTTTAGTCTGCTGCTCACACAGAAGCCTGAGCCCGTGTACTAA
- the LOC117187997 gene encoding deubiquitinase DESI2, with protein MFSNGLPCNLSFPSCLSVPKDEIGNEELLPSNMGTREPVILNVYDMYWINEYTTSIGLGVFHSGVEAFGTEFAYGGHPFPFTGVFEISPRDHDELGDQFQFRQSIQIGCTDFTYEEVRRIVEELGNQFRGDRYHLMNNNCNHFSGSLTQILCGQEIPSWVNRLAHFSSCVPFLQRCLPKEWLTPNALQQSITTIQEREDSDNSPL; from the exons ATGTTCTCCAACGGATTGCCGTGCAATCTGTCGTTTCCGAGCTGTCTTAGTGTTCCAAAAGACGAGATTGGTAATGAAGAGCTCTTGCCATCCAATATGGGGACTAGAGAGCCTGTCATCCTCAACGTCTACGATATG TACTGGATCAATGAATACACAACGTCAATTGGTCTCGGCGTATTCCATTCCGGTGTAGAAGCATTCGGGACTGAATTCGCCTACGGTGGACATCCATTTCCCTTTACAGGGGTATTTGAAATATCTCCGCGAGATCACGATGAACTGGGGGACCAGTTTCAGTTTCGGCAAAGCATTCAAATAGGCTGCACCGACTTCACGTACGAGGAAGTGCGTCGGATTGTTGAGGAATTGGGCAATCAATTTCGCGGCGATCGTTACCACCTTATGAACAATAATTGCAATCACTTTTCTGGCTCTTTGACACAG ATACTCTGCGGCCAAGAAATACCTAGCTGGGTCAATCGTTTAGCGCATTTCAGCTCCTGTGTGCCATTTCTACAAAGGTGTTTGCCCAA AGAGTGGCTGACACCGAATGCCTTGCAGCAGAGCATAACCACAATCCAAGAGCGCGAAGACTCTGACAATAGTCCTCTTTGA
- the LOC108160245 gene encoding crossover junction endonuclease EME1 — translation MSSKLDKLQKQVIREQQKRIKPGECQKYVRMVIDAGFLDIPVGQELLQQINSADLKYEIRRLPIKNCIIWERSIGQHTIVSGSSGSGLDEAWKMENHVLHWITEANLHHSQKDQRACLGHKLQVAFPDCQYTVTLPKLRHSKHRSGSQDPSGLIELQLLQQLHVEQLASPESQELLCLLRRYTKAISEAPFKKQRDESLGFFKKYLANDKKQCVRVEQGNGYGRLWQQHLNRLPLVTLEVAESIISQYPCPKKLLDHFSNDPTAVQSLADLKIKRCNGPQPLHTERRIGNVLSNKLYTLYNSRDPNTLI, via the coding sequence ATGTCGAGTAAATTAGACAAGTTACAAAAGCAAGTGATACGGGAGCAACAAAAGCGAATCAAACCAGGTGAATGCCAGAAATATGTGCGTATGGTTATAGACGCGGGTTTCTTGGACATTCCGGTTGGACAGGAGCTTTTGCAGCAAATAAACTCCGCCGATCTGAAGTATGAAATTCGCAGGTTGCCCATCAAAAACTGCATCATCTGGGAGCGCAGTATTGGCCAGCACACAATAGTTTCAGGAAGTAGCGGTTCTGGCCTGGACGAAGCCTGGAAAATGGAGAACCACGTCCTCCACTGGATAACCGAAGCAAATTTGCATCACTCTCAGAAGGATCAAAGAGCCTGCTTGGGCCACAAGTTGCAGGTTGCATTTCCCGACTGCCAATATACGGTGACGTTGCCGAAACTGCGCCACAGTAAGCACAGGTCGGGTAGTCAGGATCCGAGTGGATTGATCGAGCTCCAACTGCTGCAGCAACTTCACGTTGAGCAGCTGGCAAGTCCTGAGAGCCAAGAGCTGTTGTGCCTGCTCCGACGCTATACAAAGGCAATTTCTGAAGCCCCGTTTAAAAAGCAACGCGATGAATCTTTGGGGTTCTTCAAGAAGTACTTGGCCAACGACAAGAAGCAGTGCGTCCGCGTCGAGCAGGGCAATGGCTATGGACGTCTATGGCAGCAGCATCTAAATCGGTTGCCGCTGGTCACGCTCGAGGTGGCCGAATCCATCATATCTCAATATCCCTGTCCCAAGAAACTGTTGGACCACTTTTCCAATGATCCTACGGCTGTGCAGTCCCTAGCTGATTTAAAGATCAAGCGCTGTAATGGACCACAGCCCCTTCACACCGAACGACGCATAGGGAACGTACTCAGCAACAAACTTTACACTTTGTACAATTCAAGGGATCCCAATACTCTGATTTAG